Proteins found in one Primulina eburnea isolate SZY01 chromosome 16, ASM2296580v1, whole genome shotgun sequence genomic segment:
- the LOC140815860 gene encoding uncharacterized protein isoform X1, with protein sequence MLKASHRTEIGAEVLNDLSVSISSGSEDHLFKHIIKTQYEEILLQCEDYWFELDKLLESINATIKSVEELSPSINAATTMTDNSFCIKDHMTGDIIPPEKREKPGVFLQRNKTKGTVGDEIEDVLRSMEGVLTNNDLESKVDSDTMKVSYVAGSEDFMFRTRRRRKALYHKSLCSGASNGSHKLKRKLMFS encoded by the exons CAAGTCATAGAACAGAGATAGGAGCTGAAGTGTTGAATGACCTCTCGGTGTCTATAAGTTCAGGAAGTGAGGATCACTTATTCAAGCACATAATCAAAACCCAATATGAAGAAATCTTGTTACAATGTGAGGATTATTG GTTTGAACTTGACAAGTTGTTGGAATCCATAAATGCAACAATAAAGAGTGTTGAGGAACTCTCACCCAGTATTAATGCTGCTACAACTATGACAGACAACTCATTTTGCATAAAAGATCATATGACAGGTGACATAA TTCCTCCAGAAAAAAGAGAAAAACCAGGGGTATTCTTGCAGAG AAACAAAACAAAAGGCACGGTCGGAGACGAAATTGAAGATGTTCTCAGGTCCATGGAAGGAGTCTTAACAAACAACGATCTGGAAAGTAAGGTGGACTCCGACACAATGAAG GTATCTTACGTCGCAGGTTCCGAAGACTTCATGTTTCGGACAAGGAGGAGGAGGAAGGCTCTGTATCATAAGAGTTTGTGCAGTGGTGCTTCCAACGGCAGTCACAAGCTGAAGCGCaaactgatgttcagttga
- the LOC140815860 gene encoding uncharacterized protein isoform X2, giving the protein MLKASHRTEIGAEVLNDLSVSISSGSEDHLFKHIIKTQYEEILLQCEDYWFELDKLLESINATIKSVEELSPSINAATTMTDNSFCIKDHMTVPPEKREKPGVFLQRNKTKGTVGDEIEDVLRSMEGVLTNNDLESKVDSDTMKVSYVAGSEDFMFRTRRRRKALYHKSLCSGASNGSHKLKRKLMFS; this is encoded by the exons CAAGTCATAGAACAGAGATAGGAGCTGAAGTGTTGAATGACCTCTCGGTGTCTATAAGTTCAGGAAGTGAGGATCACTTATTCAAGCACATAATCAAAACCCAATATGAAGAAATCTTGTTACAATGTGAGGATTATTG GTTTGAACTTGACAAGTTGTTGGAATCCATAAATGCAACAATAAAGAGTGTTGAGGAACTCTCACCCAGTATTAATGCTGCTACAACTATGACAGACAACTCATTTTGCATAAAAGATCATATGACAG TTCCTCCAGAAAAAAGAGAAAAACCAGGGGTATTCTTGCAGAG AAACAAAACAAAAGGCACGGTCGGAGACGAAATTGAAGATGTTCTCAGGTCCATGGAAGGAGTCTTAACAAACAACGATCTGGAAAGTAAGGTGGACTCCGACACAATGAAG GTATCTTACGTCGCAGGTTCCGAAGACTTCATGTTTCGGACAAGGAGGAGGAGGAAGGCTCTGTATCATAAGAGTTTGTGCAGTGGTGCTTCCAACGGCAGTCACAAGCTGAAGCGCaaactgatgttcagttga
- the LOC140815859 gene encoding uncharacterized protein isoform X1, with the protein MSAEREVRITYSSTYSKPNMKKSCYNVRIIDVMDVLQKNAPLALPAILIRLRQKHEEWGRFRSNFNKVWDEFYAKDYHKSLNHQSFYFKHQDTKKLIAEDNLERREKHGVFLQRNKTKGTVGDEIEDVRRSMEGLLIKNGLESKVDCDTMKVPSVRNLNVSYIAGSEDFMFRTRRRRKAMYHKSLCTGASNGSHKLKRKLMFS; encoded by the exons TCACTTATTCAAGCACATACTCAAAACCCAATATGAAGAAATCTTGTTACAATGTGAGGATTATTG ATGTAATGGATGTGTTGCAAAAGAATGCTCCTCTTGCCTTGCCGGCTATTTTGATTCGGTTGAGGCAGAAACATGAAGAATGGGGAAGGTTTCGATCTAACTTCAATAAAGTTTGGGATGAATTTTATGCTAAAGACTACCACAAATCACTCAACCATCAGAGCTTCTATTTTAAGCATCAGGATACCAAAAAATTAATTGCTGAAGATAATTTAG AAAGAAGAGAAAAGCATGGGGTATTCTTGCAGAG AAACAAAACAAAAGGCACAGTTGGAGACGAAATTGAAGATGTTCGTAGGTCCATGGAAGGACTCTTAATAAAAAACGGACTGGAAAGTAAGGTGGACTGCGATACAATGAAGGTACCTTCTGTCCGGAATTTAAAC GTATCTTACATTGCAGGTTCCGAAGACTTCATGTTCCGGACAAGGAGGAGGAGGAAGGCTATGTATCATAAGAGTTTGTGCACTGGTGCTTCCAACGGCAGTCACAAGCTGAAGCGCAAGTTGATGTTCAGTTGA
- the LOC140815859 gene encoding uncharacterized protein isoform X2 codes for MKKSCYNVRIIDVMDVLQKNAPLALPAILIRLRQKHEEWGRFRSNFNKVWDEFYAKDYHKSLNHQSFYFKHQDTKKLIAEDNLERREKHGVFLQRNKTKGTVGDEIEDVRRSMEGLLIKNGLESKVDCDTMKVPSVRNLNVSYIAGSEDFMFRTRRRRKAMYHKSLCTGASNGSHKLKRKLMFS; via the exons ATGAAGAAATCTTGTTACAATGTGAGGATTATTG ATGTAATGGATGTGTTGCAAAAGAATGCTCCTCTTGCCTTGCCGGCTATTTTGATTCGGTTGAGGCAGAAACATGAAGAATGGGGAAGGTTTCGATCTAACTTCAATAAAGTTTGGGATGAATTTTATGCTAAAGACTACCACAAATCACTCAACCATCAGAGCTTCTATTTTAAGCATCAGGATACCAAAAAATTAATTGCTGAAGATAATTTAG AAAGAAGAGAAAAGCATGGGGTATTCTTGCAGAG AAACAAAACAAAAGGCACAGTTGGAGACGAAATTGAAGATGTTCGTAGGTCCATGGAAGGACTCTTAATAAAAAACGGACTGGAAAGTAAGGTGGACTGCGATACAATGAAGGTACCTTCTGTCCGGAATTTAAAC GTATCTTACATTGCAGGTTCCGAAGACTTCATGTTCCGGACAAGGAGGAGGAGGAAGGCTATGTATCATAAGAGTTTGTGCACTGGTGCTTCCAACGGCAGTCACAAGCTGAAGCGCAAGTTGATGTTCAGTTGA